Part of the Mytilus edulis chromosome 9, xbMytEdul2.2, whole genome shotgun sequence genome, CAAGTTTAAATTGTTTCTAACAGATAAATCTGTCACACTAGAGAGATGCATTGCATTAACAAATTTTCAAGGCATTTTTGGTTCATACCTGAACAACTATATGCAACATAATATAAATtatacatggattttttttttaatttatcacaGAGAATCTATTTCAAATCCCAAATTGCTGACCCCATGATCTTCATCTGGGATTTTCTTCTTGATCACAGCTAATTCGATGAATTTGATCCTATCCTCATCTGTCAAAGTTTCAATATGAATAATTCTATTATAAGATCGCCACTTTTGACAGTATCGTAAATACATTTTACACTGAACGTACATAAACACAAGGCCGCCAAAAAATCCAATTGCAACAACAATTAACTTGGTCCAGAAAGGCCAGTTTAATGCACCCATTTCTACTTCCTCGGTTGTTCTGTCTATTAATACAtaaagagaccaaataacacaggtAATAGCTATTACGTGGAATGTTACCGAACATGTAATCTTCCTTTTCTCCACACGGGACATCTGTAGTCTCTCCcactgaaaataacaaaaaaagcaaaaattagAAAAGACGAAGTGTATTATAAATCAATTCAATATGATCAGAAGCCAAATTAATGATTAGAAGCTTATATTATGTATAAGCATTGTTTATTGATGACACTATCATAGTTTGCATGTGTGTAGCACATGTTTGGTACTGACATGCCTCTGGCTTCATGATCACTCCTTAATTGGTTATAAGGCAAAGGAGTGAtacatatagattccacaactgcaacaagacATATTAatttacgatatttctccactcgagacagttaaattttaatatttaaagcgcaaGGCTTgctgagctttttaaataattaaaattttaactgttgagagtggagaaatatcgtaatgcACGaattacagtggtggaatctgtttctctaatgaatttttttcaaagatttgaggaaagttgtgtacttttgattgacgtcatcagacatggtcgccttttttcatgacgtcacaataagaaaattcagaagaaaactaGAAAATTTAACgtaacaattaaatttcaaccaatcatttgccgagaacagatttttcactagtgaggagaaatatttttctcaaaacAGTCAGAAAATGTGAAAagagcacaaaaattagagaaattcCCTTCTCAAATTTCCCAAGGAAGCTAGGTAGTTGTTCATTTTGAGTTTTGCTGCTGACTGGGAAAGTCATACATTAGTTATCATAAAGTTACAAACTATTGTTTCTTCTGTTATATCCTTAAAGTCACTGGAGTCatagaataaatatttttcttatttctattgtGAAGTATATATTTAATGGTGTGTCTTTCTAtgctgtgatgttacactataGTTTTTAGTTGGGTGCAATATTGGCacctttataaatgtttaaaccATCTGCATTTGTTTTTACCTGTTCTAAGCCAGGAACCTGATGCTCAGAGGTTGTTATTTtgtgatgtggttcataaatttttcttgttttttatatatattagaccattggttttcctgtgtTAATGGTTCAACATTAGTCATTTTTAGTGGCCTTTCCTTTATAGCTTCCTGTTCaggagccaaggctctgtgttgaaggccgtactttgatctataagggttgtgacttggatgtagagttgtctgaCATTGGCACTATTGTATCTATATCATATCTatagatttattattatttaagcgatacaaatttattttcaaggaTTTCATGGGAATAGTAGAACcttcaaattaaatgttcaatgaattacaatttttttgtaaGGTTGTAAGCCAGGAACCTGATGCTCAGAGGTTGTTATTTtgtgatgtggttcataaatttttcttgttttttatatatattagaccattggttttcctgtgtTAATGGTTCAACATTAGTCATTTTTAGGGGCCCTTCCTTTATAGCTTCCTGTTCaggagccaaggctctgtgttgaaggccgtactttgatctataagggttgtgacttggatgtagagttgtctgaCATTGGCACTCTTATATCTATATCATATCTAtagatttattataatttaagcgatacaaatttattttcaaggaTTTCATGGGAATAGTAGAACcttcaaattaaatgttcaatgaattacaatttttttgtaaGGTTGTATGCCGACTTTGGCAAAACTGTGACAACGTTAGATTTCCTAACTCCACTataaattggtacccatgaaaataaatcaatccaTAGTATTTATTAAAACCAAGTCTCAAGGTCAGGGTGCCCTCTGTAAATGTTCTTATCATCACAGCATTCATTAGGActaaacaaggaattatttgaatctggatTAATTTTCAATTCTGGAAAATTGATtagaaatgtatgatgaaaactaacccaACTAAATAGGGTTAGCCATGCACGCTTAAGATGAAATTTTATAAAGTTTGCaaaaatttatcatttataagCAGAAATTAAAGGAAAtggttttgtttttcataaattatgaAGTAAAACTGTCATccaacctttgaaaaaaatactattaGATAACAAAATCAATGGGCGATAAGGTCAAAATAACTAGACTGTACAAGACTTTAAAGTTATGAAAAACAGAAGTAAACAATATTGATTAAGATTACAAACTGTAAAaagttcaatattttatttatgaaaagatTAAAGGGATTATATTGAATCTTAAATTGTTTACCTTTTATCTTCtaaatagattttattttaaagtgtctgtaaatatgtacatatatattatcacaaaaaaaaatccataaaaggTCAAAAAGGGGTTAAAGTAGTCTGATTTTAAACCAAGacaaaaatattcagaaatatgtCACAGATTGTACaaactttttataaaatgtataggtcttcaatatcaataaaatatactACCGGGTAAATGTTCTTATAATTGCAATTTACTAATCAGTATATTATcatatatgcatttttaaaatgaaatgtggTTAGTTTTTTGGCTAAATGTTAACCCCTCCCCCTTTAAGTAAACTAagtttttcaaaatctttttttttaaaccatgtgGTCAGTTTGGACCATCAAGTCTACAAATCTTGCAGAAAATCTTTGCTATCAACTATTTGAAGGTCAATAAACTATTTCTAACcatccttgtcaattaagatgGAGTCCAGTGCACCTGCTTCAAGCAAGATTCAAACTCAAAAtttcagtgttgactggctagtgatataGTAGTTTGAATACTTAAATCACTTGCCCACCAAGGGCCATTACCAGGAACTAGACTAAATACCAGTCAGCCTTTAAGAATAAAACCACCACTAATGTTTAGCTGGATATCAACACAACCACCAATTATAATACCAGATTTGAGGTGGTCAAGATTTAGCCAGTTTTCGAGGAACActgataaaaaacaaaagaaaaagcagAGACTAGCAAGATGTCATTTCTATTTTACTTGTTTAAATAGCTATATTGAATTTTTCATGGACACTAAAGTGCCCAGTTGCAAGATATAAGTAATTAGTGAACAATTCCAAGGGTGTTGATGTAGAATGCTCAAAAGAGtacattttgtatcattttattattgtatgtcatctaaaaatttgaaaacttatCCTAACAAATTAAGCCTAGGCTAATGAATGCCTTTGTTGAAAAGAAAGATTTGAGGAGGTCCTTCTGTGCAGTAGACTAACAATGTTTTGAACTTATCCCTCCTGTGCAGAATGCTGGCAATGTTTTGAGAATATCCTTCCTATGCAGTAGCTAGAATTGTTTGTATAAAACTTCCGCGAATATCCatattatacatgatatattgcAATACGTGTTAATGATAAAAACCGAAATCAATACCTCGAATAGAAGAAACTACCTGTAAACAAATCAGATAGAATATATAACCTTTGAATCAAAAATCAATAGTCTGGccatgaaaaatttatataacatCCGATACTAAAAAcgtgatattgaaataaaattctttaaatatcaTTTGAAGAAATTCACAATACTTTCCAAGAAATAATTATCTTCATTATTTGATAGGGTTACAGGGAGTTCATAATTAATATTTCTTTGTACTTTTTCAAGAACAAATTCTGTATTTGATGCATTTACTACAGTTCTCCCCTTCTTCTGAAAAAGCaacttataatttgataaaaatacttTGTGTTCAGGGGGAAAAAAGATAGGAAGGAatgaaaggaaaacaaattaaaaggatAATCATACCCATTAAAACCCATTGACGTTAGTACTATAAATATGACTGTGTGGGTATACTCATAATTTTCCAAATGTACTGAAATTAAGACAAAAATGCCATATTTAGATCTTTTCAAGTAATTGTAGCTACATGTTTATTATACTTTGTCTGTTTAAgtgcatacgatacagttacagggaaggtaatgacgttgctaacgtaaaatgttattttcgcaaCGTCAAACtttgacatatcgggaaaagatgcatttttcgactgatttttatcattcaaactgatttaatttgaaaacgagtgcatggacccctattttttttaaaacagcaatttgtttcattttgcaaggagattatgtgacccaaattttataaaactgtaaatagcgcttttttttaattttgataaacatgcagcaaaaaatgacgttttttcctctattcatgaacatttgataaatatagagttatttctgaataaaaattacataattttcaatgatacttataaaatatagaaactaccgattatttaacaaaaaacaatttgtgtttatctttaaaagcaaactagaggctctaaagagcctgtgtcgctcaccttggtacatttgtatatgtgaATATATGGAttcgtgacaaaattgtgttttggtgatggtgatatgtttgtagatctaactttactgaacattcttgctgcgtaCATATATCCCCatctataatgattggcccagtagtttcagttaaaagtgttagtaaaaatttacaaattttatgaaaattgttaaaaattgactatcgattcgtctgaaattttcagggcagatagatcttgacctgataaacaatttaacccatgtcagttttgctcttaatgcttttgtttttgagttataagccaaaaactgcattttatcccatgttctatttttagccatggcagccatatTGGTAGGTTGACCAGGTcaacggacacaatttttaaactagataccccaatgatgattgttgccaagtttggtttaatatggcgcagtagtttcagaggagaagatttttgtaaaagataactaagatttacgaaaaatggttaaaaattgactataaagggcaataactcctaaaggggtcatttgaccatttcggtaatgttgacttatttgtaaatcttattttgctgaacattattgctgtttacagtttatctctatctataatatttttcaagataataaccaaaaacagcaaaatttccttaaaattaccaatttaggggtagcaacccaacaacaggttgttcgattcatctgaaattttcagggcagatagatcttgacctgataaacaattttaccccatgtcagaattgctctaaatgctttggtttttgagttataagccaaaaactgcattttacccctatgttctatttttagccatggcggccatcttggtaggttgaccgggtcaccggacacaaattttaaactagataccccaatgatgattgtggccaagtttggtttaatatggcgcagtagtttcagaggagaagatttttgtaaaagataactaagatttacgaaaaatggttaaaaattgactataaagggcaataactcctaaaggggtcatttgaccatttcggtaatgttgacttatttgtaaatcttattttgctgaacattattgctgtttacagtttatctctatctataatatttttcaagataataaccaaaaacagcaaaatttccttaaaattaccaatttaggggtagcaacccaacaacaggttgttcgattcatctgaaattttcagggcagatagatcttgacctgataaacaattttaccccatgtcagaattgctctaaatgctttggtttttgagttataagccaaaaactgcattttacccctatgttctatttttagccatggcggccatcttggtaggttgaccgggtcaccggacacaatttttaaactagataccccaatgatgattgtggccaagtttggtttaatatggcgcagtagtttcagaggagaagatttttgtaaaagataactaagatttacgaaaaatggttaaaatttgactataaagggcaataactcctaaaggggtcatttgaccatttcggtaatgttgacttatttgtaaatcttattttgctgaacattattgctgtttacagtttatctctatctataatatttttcaagataataaccaaaaacagcaaaatttccttaaaattaccaatttaggggtagcaacccaacaacaggttgttcgattcatctgaaattttcagggcagatagatcttgacctgataaacaattttaccccgtgtcagaattgctctaaatgctttggtttttgagttataagccaaaaactgcattttacccctatgttctatttttagccatggcggccatcttggttggttgaccgggtcaccggacacaatttttaaactagataccccaatgatgattgtggccaagtttggtttaatttggcctagtagtttcagaggagaagatttttgtaaaagttaacgcaggacgacgacggacgacgacgacgacggacgacgacagacgccggacgcaaagtgatgagaaaagctcacttggccctacgggccaggtgagctaaaaagttacgttgttctttcgaaaaagaaaatacgaaCACAAATCtcaattttgagcaaatatacaaaatttcgacctcattttactcaaaaagtagcacatgaaggtatattttttatgacatatttgatttaatcaggtagaaaatagcctatatgcaaattttcatcaacttgtaaatacaggttcaaaactgtatcgtatgccctgaAATCGTGAAATACTGCGAGTTCACTGAAATATTTGTAATGATGAGATAACTTTAATTTGTTGTTTACTTATTTATCTCAATTATCAGCATAATTTACAGATTATCGAATCAATAGACATAATATTATATAGCTAAAATTACTGCACAAGTTCCAAAGATGGAATATTTGTCCAATAACACTTTTACAgggctgcgttcaatatcgtagctgctacgtagattttgactattgaacgtgtagctatacaCTAACTGCTACATAGATATCGAGAGCATACGATATTGAAGTCAACCTAGTACAGTTCCAATCAGCTAGCttaattttcatactttttgCATGCAAAAgggaaccaggtgctccgcagggcgcagctttatacgaccgcagaggtcgaaccctgaacagttggggcaagtatggacaaaacattcaagcgtgatacagctctgaatttggattgtgatcaaatttttgacattacatgttttttttttacacaaaacaaatgtcaagattttacaaatcaattaaagatttcttcttcaaactttttaaatctaaaattaaatagttgacacagcataggtttctgacacagaatgaatgtggtctaatgaacttaaaagttttttttttgcctttgagcaattcactatgctgttgaatattaatcctctcaaaataatgtttgaagaaattttctttttatttatgaaatctgaaatgagaaaaatttaccccccccccccccccccccccccttttttttcacatccccgcttccctttttccaaaactgatattaattcaaatttctaatggagtttgcaacaataactactcttttaaatacatcataaaatattaaaatgtaaaataaagtgtttgttatcactgaatggtaaagattggttggtagtaaaagtgaatatacattgtttattgtataaaacaataaaaaaaacttcatcagcaacattttatattggcaaatttccaatgaagttatttacataaagttattggcatataaaaatagaaaatgacatcatagtcatgtctggcaaatgtccaacatacattatctaaaaacattttagatacgataaggaaaaaaagcttcatcagcaacattttatattggcaaatttccaatgaagttatttacataaagttattggcaaataaaaatagaaaatgacatcatagtcatgtctggcaaatttccaacatatattatcaactacta contains:
- the LOC139489782 gene encoding E3 ubiquitin-protein ligase MARCHF8-like isoform X2, yielding MPFQQIAVHPIGDDASCTKDSKKKEKSQTSPVKKKESTKETHHANSPTPKATERCETRLSMTSSTGDTCRICHCDVSEYDTTSPMISPCLCSGSMKFVHQACLQKWLKNSDKRSCELCHFHYKMTTKLKPFPKWERLQMSRVEKRKITCSVTFHVIAITCVIWSLYVLIDRTTEEVEMGALNWPFWTKLIVVAIGFFGGLVFMYVQCKMYLRYCQKWRSYNRIIHIETLTDEDRIKFIELAVIKKKIPDEDHGVSNLGFEIDSL